A genomic stretch from Podospora pseudoanserina strain CBS 124.78 chromosome 3, whole genome shotgun sequence includes:
- a CDS encoding hypothetical protein (EggNog:ENOG503NYKY), which yields MTETATTSHGRSGRRRPFSTLMKKLANLKSSSNGEGHRHTKDSAKLRPSKNNNPYPESGRLPPATTNRESQYTESTDPSRRSFSIVSGDQNASVRISDEGQPPPTVGARSMAPTVSTEHDTSRSMTATSRGVPSITNTTYTVNGRRGGDSTFSSPAPSVRSLTTTLTTIQTAAPNTAGGGPQNTTPASNGNQSNSHIIHFNQPFPTASPASAIPAHLATASANSTTGHPTTYHTATANNLLTDNASILTLASSSKRGRRRSFDTDASVRALAPSSLWGGSRESLPLSVLSANLENPGIPTTPGLHRTGTGGVGGERASIYSATTGNFGVSSERNSFYAKQGLGSVVGADRDTASVRSGLLGHGRAESINGSIGFGRGDSAVAAAPSPLTSAREVQGYVEEGGSGSAGAGTTKE from the exons ATGACGGAGACTGCGACTACTTCTCATG GTCGATCAGGTCGACGACGGCCGTTCTCCACGTTGATGAAGAAACTGGCCAACCTGAAATCTTCCTCCAATGGTGAGGGTCACCGACACACAAAAGACAGCGCAAAACTGCGCCCAtccaagaacaacaacccatACCCCGAGTCCGGTCGCCTTCCGCCTGCTACCACGAATAGAGAGAGCCAGTACACAGAATCCACGGATCCTAGCAGAAGATCATTCAGCATTGTGTCGGGCGATCAAAATGCTTCAGTCAGAATATCCGACGAGgggcaaccaccacccacagtGGGAGCTCGCTCCATGGCACCAACCGTATCGACCGAGCACGACACATCACGATCAATGACGGCGACGTCGCGCGGAGTACCATCAATCACCAACACAACCTACACTGTGAACGGCCGGCGAGGCGGCGATAGCACCTTCTCATCCCCGGCGCCTTCCGTCAGGTCTTTAACCACAACCCTCACAACAATCCAAACCGCGGCGCCAAACACGGCCGGCGGTGGCCCCCAAAACACAACCCCAGCCAGCAACGGCAACCAATCCAACTCGCACATCATTCACTTCAACCAGCCCTTTCCgaccgcctcccccgcctccgcTATCCCCGCCCACCTCGCAACCGCCAGCGCCAATTCCACCACGGGCCACCCGACAACCTATCACACCGCCACAGCtaacaacctcctcaccgacAACGCTTCCATCCTCACActtgcctcctcctccaagcgCGGCCGCCGCCGTTCATTCGACACAGACGCCTCGGTGCGGGCGCTGGCTCCTTCGTCTCTGTGGGGAGGAAGCAGGGAATCCCTGCCATTGAGCGTGCTAAGCGCCAACTTGGAAAATCCCggcatccccaccaccccgggGCTCCACAGGACGGGGACCGGTGGGGTCGGAGGTGAGCGGGCGAGCATCTACAGTGCCACGACGGGGAATTTCGGGGTGAGCAGTGAGAGGAATAGCTTTTATGCGAAGCAGGGCCTTGGAAGTGTGGTTGGTGCTGATAGGGATACTGCCAGTGTGAGGAGCGGGCTGTTGGGACatgggagggcggagagTATCAATGGGAGtattgggtttgggaggggggatagtGCTGTGGCCGCGGCACCGAGTCCGTTGACGAGTGCGAGGGAGGTGCAGGGgtatgttgaggagggggggagtgggagtgcTGGGGCTGGGACTACCAAGGAGTAA
- a CDS encoding hypothetical protein (COG:E; EggNog:ENOG503NWGQ): protein MSPATIRLGTASPSTQASTPETIAQLEQIARRAASKKIDILLLPEAYIGGYPRGTHFGCVIGSRTAEGREEYLRYFQNAVDLGDTVGDGAGAGEAWIKRALPGDAVPGSNENSKEPAANKRGDGTREQLERIARETGVFIVTGLIEKTGGSMYCSVVYVCPKQGIIGKRRKVMPTGTERLVWAQGSPATLRAVSTTIRGVRINLGAAICWENYMPLVRQSLYSQNINLYLAPTADGRDTWLSLMRTVAIEGRCFVISSNMAVPPPSIPQQIPNNHPDSSSAILTEEPDHENPHDDHTPIFSDHHPSPFAPKHHSNRRASCLTEEGFEIALPRSKSPGTPTTTTTTRRATPPPPAQPPQHSAEWVSRGGSSIISPFGEVLSGPQWEDNTGLICTDVDFEDCIRGRLDLDTAGSYSRNDSFEFGVRGLDLSPLPY, encoded by the exons ATGTCGCCCGCTACCATTCGCCTCGGCACAGCTTCTCCCAGCACACAAGCTAGCACTCCCGAAACCATTGCTCAGCTGGAACAGATCGCCCGTCGTGCCGCATCGAAAAAGATTGACATTCTCCTGCTCCCGGAAGCTTACATCGGAGGATACCCTCGCGGAACGCACTTTGGCTGTGTCATTGGCTCGCGCACAGCCGAGGGCAGAGAAGAATATCTCCGATACTTCCAAAACGCCGTTGACTTGGGTGATaccgttggtgatggagccGGTGCTGGGGAAGCATGGATCAAACGTGCCTTGCCGGGAGATGCTGTCCCCGGGTCGAACGAGAACAGCAAGGAGCCTGCTGCGAACAAACGGGGTGATGGCACCAGGGAACAACTCGAGAGAATTGCTCGTGAAACCGGAGTATTCATTGTCACTGGCCTGATAGAAAAGACCGGAGGGTCCATGTATTGCTCGGTTGTATATGTTTGCCCAAAGCAAGGAATCATCGGCAAGCGCAGAAAGGTCATGCCT ACCGGCACCGAACGCCTGGTCTGGGCTCAAGGCTCCCCAGCCACCCTCCGCGCAGTAagcaccaccatccgcgGCGTCCGCATCAACCTCGGCGCAGCCATCTGCTGGGAGAACTACATGCCTTTGGTTCGACAATCCCTCTACAGCCAAAACATCAACCTCTACCTCGCCCCCACCGCTGACGGGAGAGACACCTGGCTATCCCTGATGAGGACAGTAGCCATCGAAGGCCGCTGTTTCgtcatctcctccaacatggccgtcccccctccttctATCCCTCAACAAattcccaacaaccacccagaTTCCTCCTCAGCCATCCTAACCGAAGAACCCGATCATGAAAACCCCCACGACGACCACACCCCCATCTTCtccgaccaccacccctcccccttcgcACCCAAACATCACAGCAACCGCCGGGCCTCATGCCTAACAGAAGAAGGCTTTGAAATCGCCCTCCCTCGTTCAAAATCCCCCGGCACCCCCACCACTACCACAACCACACGCCGcgccaccccccccccacccgcacaaccacctcaaca CAGCGCGGAATGGGTCTCCAGGGGTGGATCAAGCATAATCTCCCCCTTTGGAGAGGTCCTCTCCGGTCCCCAATGGGAGGATAACACCGGCCTCATCTGCACCGACGTCGACTTTGAGGATTGCATCAGGGGACGCCTGGACCTGGACACGGCGGGGAGTTACTCGAGGAATGATTCGTTCGAGTTTGGGGTCAGGGGCTTGGATTTGAGTCCTTTGCCCTATTGA
- a CDS encoding hypothetical protein (EggNog:ENOG503Q4V7; COG:K) — translation MADQHQHTQQQFAPPTYASLEVPFAPPVHRNALPETRIAEPGPKKGKRKSNAAEGDANGTTDSPKEKKQRISRSCDQCHGKRMKCSGFKPCNNCTKRDRVCTYDRPYIRGIAKTPPPPPADGQARNLAQPVDEFGREVRDRSWALRACDLCRTQKVSCSGKLPCENCFNSRVACTFKLRAKQRDSMPPGEGGEEGEGEGEASEAEADETELPENDSTEYGGTFAVRRIPLQDHENYMLTNRYADPETPPLAFLHKAWERMARYQKIPTSYGQEYGVPGDLVMPPSDQPFDTTLPLAFPESPAKWFEMLNAFQNGWTETFHFLHRPTVKSWLERVWKNWTANSPLEKDLGPAKATIALMCMSIGTMFYDRPWREAVKQKMWDRLWTLNMGDQLFLATIRLTDSEPGPPKLESIQARLLQVLYLLCTCRLSQAWYIFGNAVHMLTQLGLHRRRGRNRGLGRDMTVNPDYAKIQCERRTFWTAYIIDKEISLMSGRPCHFSNEAVDQEFPDPVNDEDMGPEGPFRPHLGDCYLEAGTEQAKLNQIIDKIMRDVYTFREIPNDWRLESATRLGNELEQWKEQLPFMMCHLKPSMLHTIFRRQSTLLTLAHCHAAILVYRPFMTAPYSADAEKKQAADSAVRKLLDAARIALNMCLALARDQEKRDKSHFQSIFFAHHVCFCAAAVIFLLPHIRTRQAMYGGTHFRGYGKMDSLLTETAEKAIGALLKQTNRYSPSRRWAIILEELRDEAARQVTGAGRTPAEQSQAQAQVAGQGQGGSDDADVQSPNEQLLEDALRAHWEADLARHALPNHPPAEVAEPPPPPLVYRLWDKWKTTDWIDLDSAAFGPISNFEPLPPPPPPPPPAPQPAPQPGQQSANEPAQPPPPPAPQQGPVQNPVQ, via the exons ATGGCCGATCAGCACCAACATACCCAACAGCAGTTTGCTCCACCCACCTATGCCTCGCTCGAGGTGCCCTTTGCGCCCCCTGTCCACCGCAATGCCCTGCCAGAAACACGCATTGCCGAGCCTGGTCCGAAGAAGGGCAAGCGAAAGTCCAATGCTGCCGAAGGAGATGCCAATGGGACGACAGACTCtcccaaggaaaagaagcagCGCATCTCCCGCTCCTGTGATCAATGCCATGGCAAGCGTATGAAATGCAGTGGCTTCAAGCCATGCAACAACTGCACCAAGCGCGACAGGGTGTGTACCTATGACAGACCCTATATCAGGGGCATTGCAAAGacaccgccccctcctcccgccgaTGGCCAAGCCCGTAACCTCGCCCAGCCAGTTGACGAGTTTGGGAGGGAAGTCCGTGACAGAAGTTGGGCTCTACGTGCCTGTGATCTCTGTCGAACTCAAAAGGTGTCTTGCTCGGGCAAGCTACCATGCGAGAACTGCTTCAACAGCCGTGTTGCATGCACCTTCAAGCTACGTGCAAAACAGCGAGACTCGATGCCACcgggcgagggcggtgaggaaggcgaaggcgagggtgaggccTCAGAAGCAGAGGCTGATGAAACAGAGCTGCCGGAGAACGACTCTACTGAATATGGAGGTACATTTGCAGTCAGGCGCATTCCACTTCAGGATCACGAGAACTACATGCTCACAAATCGATATGCGGATCCCGAGACACCACCCCTGGCTTTTCTTCACAAAGcctgggagaggatggccCGCTACCAGAAAATACCCACTAGCTACGGACAAGAATATGGTGTCCCTGGCGACCTCGTCATGCCGCCTAGTGACCAGCCTTTCGACACTACGTTGCCGCTGGCTTTTCCTGAGAGTCCGGCCAAATGGTTCGAGATGCTCAACGCTTTTCAGAACGGCTGGACCGAGACCTTTCACTTTCTACACCGGCCCACCGTCAAGTCCTGGTTGGAAAGGGTATGGAAGAACTGGACTGCAAACTCACCCCTGGAGAAGGATCTTGGCCCGGCAAAAGCCACCATTGCGCTCATGTGCATGTCTATTGGCACAATGTTTTACGACCGACCATGGCGAGAAGCCGTTAAACAAAAGATGTGGGATCGTCTCTGGACGCTCAACATGGGAGACCAACTGTTCCTGGCAACCATTCGTCTCACAGACTCTGAGCCGGGCCCACCAAAGCTGGAATCCATCCAAGCTCgtctcctccaagtcctGTATCTCCTTTGCACATGTCGACTGAGCCAAGCTTGGTATATCTTTGGCAATGCCGTCCACATGCTGACTCAGCTCGGCCTCCATCGCAGACGAGGCCGAAATCGAGGCCTGGGTCGGGATATGACAGTCAACCCAGATTACGCAAAGATCCAGTGCGAGAGGCGCACGTTTTGGACCGCCTACATCATTGACAAGGAGATTTCGTTGATGTCTGGAAGGCCCTGCCATTTTTCCAATGAAGCAGTTGACCAGGAGTTCCCGGATCCTGTCAACGACGAAGATATGGGTCCCGAAGGCCCTTTCCGGCCACACCTGGGCGACTGCTACTTGGAGGCTGGCACTGAGCAGGCCAAGTTGAACCAGATCATCGATAAGATTATGCGAGACGTGTACACGTTTCGCGAGATACCCAATGActggaggttggagagcgCTACACGACTAGGGAACGAATTGGAACAGTGGAAAGAGCAGCTACCCTTCATGATGTGCCATCTCAAGCCTTCCATGTTGCACACCATTTTCCGTCGACAGTCCACTCTCTTGACCCTGGCTCATTGCCACGCCGCCATTCTCGTCTATCGTCCGTTCATGACAGCACCATACTCGGCCGATGCCGAAAAGAAACAGGCTGCCGATTCTGCTGTGCGCAAACTGCTTGACGCCGCTCGTATAGCTTTGAATATGTGCCTCGCATTGGCTAGAGatcaggagaagagggacAAGAGCCACTTCCAGTCCATTTTCTTCGCGCACCACGTCTGCTTCTGCGCAGCCGCCGTTATTTTCCTTCTCCCGCACATCCGAACTCGGCAAGCCATGTACGGAGGCACTCACTTTAGGGGATACGGCAAGATGGACTCCTTACTCACCGAGACCGCAGAAAAGGCCATTGGCGCGCTCttgaaacaaacaaatcGCTATTCGCCCTCGCGTAGATGGGCCATCATCTTGGAAGAGCTTCGAGATGAGGCGGCTCGCCAAGTGACTGGGGCTGGACGAACGCCGGCGGAACAGAGTCAGGCCCAGGCTCAGGTTGCAGGGCAAGGCCAGGGGGGCAGTGATGATGCGGATGTCCAATCTCCCAATGAGCAACTCTTGGAAGATGCATTACGTGCCCACTGGGAAGCTGATTTGGCCCGTCATGCTCTCCCGAATCATCCACCTGCTGAAGTTGCTgaaccaccgcctcccccattGGTATACCGTCTGTGGGACAAATGGAAGACGACCGATTGGATTGATCTTGATTCTGCG GCGTTTGGGCCGATTTCCAATTTTGAGcctctacctcctcctcctcctccaccacctccagcaccacagcCTGCACCTCAACCAGGACAGCAGTCAGCAAACGAGCCAgcgcaaccaccacccccgccagcaCCGCAACAAGGCCCCGTTCAGAACCCAGTTCAGTAA
- a CDS encoding hypothetical protein (EggNog:ENOG503P8HR) produces MASRGSSHPTPSELFLAKKKKEILDRSMALILKKLDECLENPVPTAPRRRVAKRARDDQDTAAVDDRVAAGAATTTTDDAIDTRNKKKLKQDPAAGRRFACPFFKHNAAKYKHVKTCCGPGWKDVHRVKEHLYRRHSAKNSCARCFEQFEDEAALKDHQRSEEPCKLEKHNIPDVITEEKDKLLHARAKAGLSEEDKWREMYRILFPGEKIPSPYYDDSDGTGPDNDNGGSSRNWEEFKTFARQEVPRLIKPLLQQYIDKYFEDFAEKMNQKSIEVAKVVESQVLRTWIFREEQQHLFPPGGAAPSSPPPSVSARASSPEVDVKPASYNEVMDEWRDNPHSGEFWADMMSGPLSLDNFLADASHMGLGCGNDIFSADSAYFTNPVSDREITSSSGLHQVAGAVMGAAVGAAPMYPRYL; encoded by the coding sequence ATGGCATCCCGCGGCTCAAGTCACCCGACACCTTCGGAGTTATTCCTcgcaaagaaaaagaaagagattcTAGACAGATCTATGgctctcatcctcaagaaATTGGACGAATGCCTTGAAAACCCCGttccaacagcaccaaggCGCCGTGTGGCGAAGCGGGCGAGAGACGACCAGgacactgctgctgttgacgaCCGCGTCGCTGCcggcgccgccaccaccaccaccgacgacgCTATCGACACGcgaaacaagaagaagctgaagcaAGACCCGGCAGCGGGACGCCGGTTCGCCTGTCCGTTCTTTAAGCACAACGCGGCAAAGTACAAGCATGTCAAGACCTGCTGTGGCCCCGGGTGGAAGGACGTCCACCGGGTGAAGGAGCATCTATATCGTCGCCACTCGGCTAAGAACTCTTGCGCGAGGTGCTTTGAGcagtttgaggatgaggccgCTCTCAAGGATCACCAGCGGTCTGAGGAGCCGTgcaagctcgagaagcaCAATATACCTGATGTCATCACGGAGGAAAAGGACAAGCTCTTGCATGCTAGGGCCAAGGCTGGGCTttctgaggaggataagTGGCGGGAGATGTATCGGATTCTCTTCCCTGGCGAGAAGATTCCATCTCCCTACTATGATGACTCGGATGGGACAGGCCCGGATAACGATAATGGAGGGTCGTCCAGAAACTGGGAGGAGTTCAAGACGTTTGCCCGGCAGGAGGTACCCAGACTGATCAAGCCTCTGTTGCAGCAGTACATCGACAAGTACTTTGAGGACTTTGCAGAGAAGATGAACCAAAAGTCGATTGAGGTCGccaaggtggtggaaagcCAGGTCCTGCGCACCTGGATCTTtagggaggagcagcagcatctgTTCCCGCCCGGAGGTGCAGCGCCGTcgtctcctccgccgtcgGTTTCCGCCCGGGCATCCAGCCCAGAGGTCGATGTGAAGCCTGCGAGTTACAATGAAGTGATGGATGAGTGGAGGGACAACCCACACAGCGGAGAGTTCTGGGCTGACATGATGAGCGGGCCTCTTTCTCTGGACAATTTCTTGGCTGATGCGAGCCACATGGGCCTGGGCTGTGGGAATGATATCTTCAGCGCTGACTCGGCCTACTTTACGAATCCTGTCTCAGACAGGGAGATCACTTCCAGCTCTGGCCTTCATCAGGTTGCTGGGGCTGTTAtgggtgctgctgttggcgcTGCTCCGATGTACCCGCGGTATTTGTAG
- a CDS encoding hypothetical protein (COG:E; EggNog:ENOG503NXDH), giving the protein MYQQTATAEPDPSIGFGFNQAQPPPEAPDWSPGLDPQDQQALYEAREDHDAIVEEIPSEKDSLGRFSVLCLIFNRMIGSGIFNASSQIFYNTQSVAVTLLLWLFGVAVALSGIILYIELGLTVPRWQRPDGTKISTPRSGGELPYLNYFLKLPRFLATCLFGVSFLVFGNTATNSIAFAAAVLQASDTSQTAGRMVAIALAVNTFSCLLHSMSRKWGIRLNNVLGSLKVTMLVIMVIFGLRWLNLDVARDNFDSSTSLKRADNTQWGVYKYAEAMIYAIFPFGGFHQANYVLAEIKAPHKNFARTSGYGVLFICCLFMTITILYAANIPKADLFTADLDIAFNFFKRTVGSGVAESKIKAACGSLRALSAIGNVIVFTFTAARVKQEVAKEGVLPGSIYLASSYEFTFRHGFRRIPDHQAGGFLHTEKSPAAALALHWTVTSVLILAAMLSTDSVVFSHLPGYSLLLMAYAYGLDVIWFSCIGVGMLYLRLWPGSNWRYKSPIPHVLGVIAAVIFTATNIVPLVTIWVYDPAQRYIAHSSDRVDWFAPQMTAMAVLVAAALYWVGFRVWLWQKRVREGVVWEVVRTPIFWAGSQGQGQAQQQGGAQGQPQLVQIYEIIRFKWRVWTGDEEEGRGSGKPEGPQQGGFWEGEVPVDNSYGNGGGGYATGNNYGSGSGNLLNQNQQQGYQGHGQGY; this is encoded by the exons ATGTATCAACAAACAGCCACGGCCGAGCCGGATCCGAGCATAGGATTTGGCTTCAATCAggctcaacctccaccagagGCCCCAGACTGGTCCCCAGGATTGGatccccaagatcaacaagctctTTATGAAGCAAGAGAAGACCATGACGCCATTGTCGAAGAGATCCCATCAGAGAAAGACAGTCTGGGTCGCTTCTCGGTACTCTGCCTGATATTCAACCGCATGATCGGATCTGGAATCTTCAACGCTTCGTCGCAGATTTTCTACAATACCCAGAGTGTTGCCGTTACCCTACTGCTGTGGCTTTTCGGTGTTGCTGTCGCCTTATCGGGTATCATTCTCTATATCGAGTTGGGCTTGACAGTCCCAAGGTGGCAGAGACCGGATGGTACAAAGATTTCAACCCCAAGAAGTGGAGGTGAACTGCCCTAT TTGAACTACTTCCTCAAGCTTCCTCGGTTTCTGGCCACATGTCTGTTCGGAGTATCCTTCCTTGTCTTTGGCAACACGGCGACCAACTCGAttgcttttgctgctgccgtcctTCAAGCATCAGACACCAGCCAAACAGCCGGCCGAATGGTGGCCATTGCTTTGGCTGTCAATACCTTCTCTTGTCTACTCCACAGCATGTCTCGAAAATGGGGTATCCGTCTCAACAATGTTTTAGGCTCTCTTAAAGTGACTATGCTTGTCATCATGGTCATCTTCGGACTTCGTTGGCTAAATCTGGATGTGGCAAGAGACAACTTTGATTCGAGCACATCCTTGAAGAGAGCCGATAACACTCAATGGGGAGTTTACAAGTATGCAGAGGCAATGATCTACGCAATCTTCCCTTTTGGCGGATTTCATCAGGCCAACTAC GTTCTGGCTGAGATCAAGGCACCGCACAAGAACTTTGCCCGAACATCGGGTTACGGAGTGCTGTTTATTTGCTGCCTCTTTATGACCATCACCATTCTCTAC gccgccaacatccccaaaGCAGACCTCTTCACAGCTGACCTCGACATTGCCTTCAATTTCTTCAAGCGCACCGTCGGGTCTGGCGTAGCTGAAAGCAAAATCAAGGCCGCCTGCGGCTCGCTACGCGCCCTATCTGCTATCGGGAACGTCATTGTTTTCACTTTTACCGCCGCCCGTGTCAAGCAAGAAGTTGCCAAGGAAGGTGTTCTCCCTGGCAGCATTTATCTTGCTTCTTCCTATGAGTTCACCTTTCGCCATGGGTTCAGACGCATCCCAGACCATCAAGCCGGTGGGTTCTTGCATACGGAAAAGTCACCCGCTGCAGCTTTGGCGTTGCACTGGACTGTTACTTCTGTTCTAATCCTTGCCGCCATGTTGTCGACTGACAGTGTGGTGTTCTCGCATCTACCGGGTTATTCGCTTCTGTTGATGGCGTATGCTTACGGCCTGGATGTGATTTGGTTTTCGTGTATTGGGGTGGGGATGCTGTATCTTCGTTTGTGGCCTGGATCAAACTGGCGATACAAGTCTCCCATTCCGCATGTTTTGGGGGTCATTGCGGCGGTCATCTTTACTGCTACCAACATTGTGCCGCTTGTCACGATTTGGGTCTATGATCCTGCGCAGAGATATATTGCTCACTCGAGTGACAGGGTGGATTGGTTTGCGCCGCAGATGACTGCCATGGCAGTATTAGTAGCGGCGGCACTCTACTGGGTTGGCTTTAGGGTTTGGCTGTGGCAAAAGAGGGTGAGAGAGGGAGTtgtgtgggaggtggtgaggacgcCTATCTTTTGGGCTGGATCACAAgggcaaggtcaagctcaGCAGCAAGGGGGTGCTCAGGGGCAGCCGCAGCTGGTGCAGATTTATGAGATCATTCGGTTCAAGTGGAGGGTTTGGActggggatgaggaagagggtcgGGGGTCCGGGAAGCCGGAGGGACCGCAGCAGGGAGGGttctgggagggggaggtgccaGTGGATAATAGTTatgggaatgggggtggggggtatGCTACTGGGAACAACtatgggagtgggagtgggaacCTGCTGAACCAGAACCAACAACAGGGGTATCAGGGTCACGGGCAGGGGTATTAA